The Argonema galeatum A003/A1 DNA segment CTTCTCTTTCTAGTTAAACATAGTTAACTCACATTTTGCACGAGAGTCAGAAACCGGGTTTCTTGCAGTTGTCCTTACCTAAAACCCAGATTTTTCGTAGAGAAACCCGGTTTCTAAGATGTGAGTTAAGCAGGAACAACCATTCCTTTTTGTACTGCGGGTCGCTGTTGCACTGTTTCTACCCAGCGTTTGAGATTTGGGTGATTATCTAGAGTTAGTCCTTGAAACTCATAAGTTGCAACCCAGGGATAGGTAGCAATATCAGCAATTGAATAATCACCGCAGATAAATTGATTTTCTGCCAATTGCTTATCTAACACGCCGTAGAGTCGCAATGTTTCCTTTTCGTAGCGTTCAATGGCGTAAGGAATTTTTTCTGGTGCAAATCGCTTGAAGTGGTTTAATTGACCAAACATTGGCCCGACGCCACCCATTTGAAACATTAACCACTCTAAAACTTGATAACGACCTTTTTGGTCGGTGGGCAGGAATTTGCCAGTTTTCTCAGCCAGGTAAATTAAGATGGCACCGGACTCAAAAACTGCCATGTCATTTTCGCGATCGACAATAGAGGGAATCTTGCTATTGGGATTAATCGTCACGTACTCAGGCGTAAATTGATCGCCCTTGGTAATGTCAATTTTGTGGACGTTGTAGGGAAGTTCGACTTCCTCCAACATGACGGAAGCTTTGCGACCGTTAGGTGTAGTAAAGGTGTAAAGGTCAATCATTTTTCACCACTCCCAATTAGTTATTAGTCATCAGTCATCAGTATAGAACGATATCCAAGAGATTAGCTCTATGAAAGAAAGAAGAAGCAGCGCGACTCTACAATGACGAGGGTATAGAACGATATCCAAGAGATTAGCTCTATGAAAGACTTCGATCTTTTAAAGCTTCCCAGGCCAAAATGGCTGCCTTACGCTCATTGCCCCAGCGATAGCCGCCGATTTCCCCAGATTCTCGAATTACGCGATGACAGGGAATGAGATAGGCTAGAGGATTATTACCCACAGCATTGCCTACGGCTCTAGCAGCAGTTGGACGACCAATTAGTTCGGCGATATTCTGATAAGTTGCGATGCCTCCAAACGGCACTCTCAAAAGCGCCCGCCAAACTTGAATCTGAAAATTAGTACCTTTGACTAGAAGCGTTAATGGCTTTTGGTCAATGAAGGTATTTGGATTAAAAATCAGGTCGTGCAGAGGTTGAGTGGCTTGTGTATCGTAGATAATTTCAGCATTTGTCCATAACCGACGCAGGGTTTGTTCGGCAGTAATATCATTTGATTTATCTAAGAAATGCAGGTTACAAATACCACGAGATGTTGTCGCCAGTAGGTATTTATCAAATGGGCTGTCATGAATGCCATAACGAATTTGCAAACCCGATCCTCCTGTCTTGAACTCACCAGGAGACATCGCTTCTACGTTCACAAATAAATCGTGCAATCGTCCTGGACTTGACAGCCCCACATCTAAGGTCAGGTCTAAAAGGCTTTTAGTTTGGGTAATTTTTGACTTGGCATATTCAACAGTGAGATATTGCAAAAAACGTTTGGGACTGATGCCTGCCCACTGGGTAAATAACCGTTGCAAATGATACTCGCTAAGGCCGATGTGCTGTGCCACAGTTGCCAAATCGGGTTGGCTAAGGTGATTTTGCCGCATGAAAGCGATCGCCTGAGCAATTCGGCTGTAATCTTTGCTATCGTAGACAGTCGCACTCTTCATTGAAGTCATGTAGCCTGAGTCAAGGGAGTTTTTGCATTCTCTTACTTTATCTATTGTGTAGACCGAAAACCACCCGTTTCTTGCTACGTCAGGATTTACGCAGAAAGCCCCCCTAACCCCCCAAATCTGGGGGGGACAAGACTTCTTCTCCCCCAGATTTAGGGGAGGGGGCAAGGGGAGTCTAAACTCCAGTCATTAGTTATATACAAAAAACTAATGACGGATGACTAATGACTAACCAATCAAATCGTGTCCGGTTGCATCAGTAGTGTAAGAGTGATATCGGGAAATTGTCTGTTGTCATCGTTGGTTAAATTTTTACCGCAGATGAAGACTCTGGAACGCTCCGGAACGCAGATAAGAATAATCATACCAAATCCGGGTTATTTACCCCCTTTATAGTGTGAAGTGTAGGGGTGAAGCATTGCGGCAATAAGTGTATTCCCAAGAGCCAAAGCCTTTCTACCGCAATGCTTCACCCAACTTATGGATAACGGGGGTTTTTATCCCGGATTTGGTATCACACGAATTTTTTAGGTAACCGATGCTCCCGGATATCAATCAGCTAAAACCAGTCCCTTAGTTTCGATCGCCCAAGGCATGAAGGCGATTCCCAGCAAGGGGATAAAACCAACCCAAAACAAAGTATCTATAGCAGTAGATAAAGTATTTGTGCCTTGAGATGCTAGATATCCGATTAATAAAGGCCCGATCGCTGCAAATACCCGCCCTGCATTGTAGCAAAAACCAGCACCAGTTGCCCGCAGTCTAGTCGGAAACAATTCTGGTAGGTAGTAGGTGAAACTCCCAAAAACTCCAGCTACAGTCAAGCCAATGAAAAAGTAAAAGTAAAGGCGGGTTTCTGGAGATAATGGTAACCCGAAATCAATCAGGATTGTGAGAGAAGATAAAACAAAGTAGATGGAAAACATGATCTTTCGCCCCAAGTATTTAGCAGCTGGTACTGTTAGTAGGGTGCCAATCAAACTGCCAATGCTACAGCTATTGGTGGCGATCGCTTTCCATTGTTCGATTAGAGATTGGGTCGCCGCAAGATTCAATCCCCTCTCTAGCGCAACTGAGGAGGCTAATCCAGAGGCAATTGCGGGCATGAAAGCAAGACAATTCGTTAAAGTGATCAAAGCGATCGTTGCGATCGCTAAACCGCTAATCGTCGCGGCTCGGTTGGGGAGTTGAAAAAGTTCCCGAATTCTAGCAGGATCGACGTTTTCGGCTACTTTTTGCCAACGTTCTGGCTCTTTGACAAATAAGCGCACAATCACAGCAACAGCCGCCGGAATCAAACCAAATAGAAATACAAAGCGCCAAGAAGTTTCGGGACTTTCCGGTAATAGCACGCCAGCGATTTGGAAATTAAGGAAGCTGGCTAAAAATGGCCCAGCCGATGCCGCAGTATTTAAAAGCACTCCTGCTTCTACACGCGATCGCTCCGGCATTACTTCCGCCACCATTGATGCGCCCGCCGCCCATTCGCCACCTATACCCAGACTCGCTACGATCCTACACAGCACCAAAACCCAGATATTGGGAGCAAAGGCGCAGGCAGCAGTCCCCACAGCGTAGAGTAGCATGGTGATCAGGAGGGTTTTAGTGCGACCGATGCGATCGGCTACTTTTCCGAAAATTATCCCTCCAACTGCCCAACCCAACAATAGAACGGAACTCAAAACACCAGTCCACAAAAGGGTTGCTGCTTTAGCTTCCGGCGAACCGATAGTCAAGCCCAATAGGGTAGGCACGCAGTTGGGAGCAACATAATTGAATAGTACGTTGTCGAAAATATCAAAGCCCCAACCCAGCCACGCGGCAAACAGTACAGTCCATTGATAGCGACTTAATTGCAGCATTTATGATGTGAAGAAGT contains these protein-coding regions:
- a CDS encoding glutathione binding-like protein; its protein translation is MIDLYTFTTPNGRKASVMLEEVELPYNVHKIDITKGDQFTPEYVTINPNSKIPSIVDRENDMAVFESGAILIYLAEKTGKFLPTDQKGRYQVLEWLMFQMGGVGPMFGQLNHFKRFAPEKIPYAIERYEKETLRLYGVLDKQLAENQFICGDYSIADIATYPWVATYEFQGLTLDNHPNLKRWVETVQQRPAVQKGMVVPA
- a CDS encoding methylated-DNA--[protein]-cysteine S-methyltransferase, yielding MKSATVYDSKDYSRIAQAIAFMRQNHLSQPDLATVAQHIGLSEYHLQRLFTQWAGISPKRFLQYLTVEYAKSKITQTKSLLDLTLDVGLSSPGRLHDLFVNVEAMSPGEFKTGGSGLQIRYGIHDSPFDKYLLATTSRGICNLHFLDKSNDITAEQTLRRLWTNAEIIYDTQATQPLHDLIFNPNTFIDQKPLTLLVKGTNFQIQVWRALLRVPFGGIATYQNIAELIGRPTAARAVGNAVGNNPLAYLIPCHRVIRESGEIGGYRWGNERKAAILAWEALKDRSLS
- a CDS encoding MFS transporter translates to MLQLSRYQWTVLFAAWLGWGFDIFDNVLFNYVAPNCVPTLLGLTIGSPEAKAATLLWTGVLSSVLLLGWAVGGIIFGKVADRIGRTKTLLITMLLYAVGTAACAFAPNIWVLVLCRIVASLGIGGEWAAGASMVAEVMPERSRVEAGVLLNTAASAGPFLASFLNFQIAGVLLPESPETSWRFVFLFGLIPAAVAVIVRLFVKEPERWQKVAENVDPARIRELFQLPNRAATISGLAIATIALITLTNCLAFMPAIASGLASSVALERGLNLAATQSLIEQWKAIATNSCSIGSLIGTLLTVPAAKYLGRKIMFSIYFVLSSLTILIDFGLPLSPETRLYFYFFIGLTVAGVFGSFTYYLPELFPTRLRATGAGFCYNAGRVFAAIGPLLIGYLASQGTNTLSTAIDTLFWVGFIPLLGIAFMPWAIETKGLVLAD